The proteins below come from a single Chryseobacterium sp. MA9 genomic window:
- a CDS encoding polyamine aminopropyltransferase has product MDKKRIPLELLLLFSVFVIATCGLIYELVAGALASYLLGDSVKQFSFIIGVYLFSMGVGSYLAKFIKGNLIDKFIEIEILVGIVGGISSVVLFILFNTLAHFESVLYLFVFFTGCLVGVEIPLLMNILKDRVQFKDLVSNVFAFDYIGALLASILFPLVLIPKLGIVKTPLFFGLINISIAIFLCYYLTKELSKPLSLKVKSIAAFAFLLGLFFFSDTILSYSEEKLYGENVVYTKSSPYQRIVLTRNTHEFRLYLNNNLQFSSTDEYRYHEALVHPAMSMAKNIDNVLILGGGDGFAAREVLEYKDVKKVTLVDLDGEMTRFFKTNETMRRLNQNSFSNPKVEVINKDAYTWVKDSKKKFDVIIIDFPDPSNYSLGKLYSLQFYKELERLTTLDTKIVVQTTSPYFAPKSFWCIEKTINQIFPFTAAYHTYVPSFGEWGFSMASFEPVNNRIYRKLPGLKYYDYNFSQMAYFNKDMKVKDVEVNRLDNQILVRYFDEEWGGKYSRKDFLKTIFLGSLMLPFLQYCGKKVKSLLLKITGTNHVLGHKLWAKDFPQFSEVIHTKYLIVGGGISGLSACRFFSQNNEQDYLLLEMENHLGGNSSNGQNSFSKFPLGAHYLPLPNKENLEIIKFLKECKICLGTEEDREPILDEYQMTFPQQERLFYKNSWQSDIVPQKGISKETQQELNRFFKLMDEFRVKKDPQGKYWFAIPVHDSSKEDEVLKFEKIIFKDWLKENNYHSEELLWLLDYSCRDDFGLGIDYVSAWAGIHYFAGRKNNWSTKYKDQVFTWPEGNARLAKHFSKYTEGKHRSGNLVFDVKINDKVEVLSFDNTQKKTKKIIADKVLFATPQFVNERIFNHKKASSFHYVPWLLTTITLKNEFGGDEELAWDNVIYGSSGLGYIFDQHQNLNQIIGEKVITHYKSFSTADCKKARKKLYAMKESELKTLVLDDLRKAHPLIEDFILEMQFHKIGHAMIAPVPNQIFGEETRTAKEPVEGKIFFAHSDLSGISIFEEAFYQGIRTAEQMI; this is encoded by the coding sequence ATGGATAAGAAGAGGATTCCTCTTGAGCTGCTTTTATTGTTTTCAGTATTCGTCATTGCTACATGTGGATTGATTTATGAGCTGGTGGCTGGAGCCCTGGCGAGCTATCTTTTAGGAGACTCTGTAAAGCAGTTTTCTTTCATTATTGGGGTATATCTTTTTTCAATGGGAGTAGGCTCCTATCTTGCGAAATTCATCAAAGGAAATCTTATTGATAAATTCATTGAGATCGAAATCCTTGTAGGAATTGTAGGCGGAATCAGCTCTGTGGTGCTGTTTATTTTGTTTAATACACTCGCACACTTTGAAAGCGTTCTATACCTCTTTGTCTTTTTCACAGGCTGTCTCGTTGGAGTGGAAATCCCGCTTCTGATGAACATTCTGAAAGACAGAGTACAGTTTAAAGATTTAGTTTCAAACGTCTTCGCATTCGATTATATCGGAGCTTTACTCGCATCTATCCTTTTTCCGTTGGTTTTGATTCCGAAGCTGGGAATTGTAAAAACGCCTTTGTTTTTTGGGTTAATCAATATCTCGATTGCGATATTTCTATGCTATTACCTTACAAAGGAATTGTCAAAACCCTTATCATTAAAAGTAAAATCTATTGCCGCATTTGCTTTTCTGTTGGGGCTTTTCTTTTTCTCTGATACGATTTTATCTTACTCTGAAGAAAAACTATACGGTGAAAATGTAGTCTATACCAAAAGCTCACCCTATCAAAGAATCGTTTTAACGAGAAATACTCACGAGTTTCGTTTATATCTGAATAACAACTTACAGTTTTCATCCACCGATGAATACCGCTATCATGAAGCATTGGTACATCCTGCGATGTCTATGGCAAAAAACATTGATAACGTTCTCATTCTTGGTGGCGGTGATGGTTTTGCAGCCAGAGAAGTATTAGAATACAAAGACGTTAAAAAAGTAACACTTGTAGATCTTGATGGGGAAATGACCAGGTTTTTCAAGACCAACGAAACCATGCGCAGGCTGAACCAAAATTCTTTTTCCAATCCGAAAGTGGAAGTCATCAATAAAGACGCTTACACTTGGGTAAAAGACAGTAAAAAGAAGTTTGATGTCATCATCATAGACTTTCCGGATCCGTCAAATTACAGCTTAGGAAAACTATATTCCCTGCAGTTTTATAAAGAATTGGAGAGATTAACAACTCTTGATACAAAGATTGTGGTTCAGACCACTTCTCCGTATTTTGCTCCGAAATCTTTCTGGTGCATCGAAAAAACAATCAATCAGATTTTTCCTTTCACTGCAGCATACCATACCTATGTTCCGTCTTTTGGAGAATGGGGGTTTTCTATGGCTTCATTTGAACCTGTCAACAACAGAATCTACAGAAAGCTGCCTGGGTTAAAATATTATGATTATAATTTTTCGCAAATGGCCTATTTTAATAAAGATATGAAAGTGAAAGACGTAGAAGTTAACCGTCTGGATAACCAGATATTAGTCCGTTATTTCGATGAAGAGTGGGGGGGAAAGTACAGTAGAAAGGATTTTCTTAAAACTATATTTTTAGGTAGCCTGATGCTTCCCTTTTTGCAGTATTGCGGAAAGAAAGTAAAATCTTTGCTGCTGAAAATTACCGGGACAAACCATGTTCTCGGCCATAAGCTATGGGCAAAAGATTTTCCACAATTTTCAGAAGTTATCCACACCAAATATCTTATTGTGGGTGGCGGAATTTCCGGACTTTCGGCATGCAGATTCTTCAGCCAGAATAATGAACAGGATTACCTTCTCCTTGAAATGGAAAACCATCTTGGAGGAAATTCTTCCAACGGACAGAATTCATTTTCAAAATTTCCTTTGGGAGCACATTATTTACCCTTACCCAATAAGGAAAACCTTGAAATCATAAAATTTCTGAAAGAATGTAAAATTTGCCTGGGAACTGAAGAGGATAGGGAACCTATTCTTGATGAATACCAAATGACTTTTCCACAGCAGGAAAGACTGTTCTATAAAAACTCCTGGCAGAGCGATATTGTTCCTCAAAAAGGTATTTCAAAAGAAACTCAGCAAGAGCTTAACCGCTTTTTTAAGTTAATGGATGAATTTCGTGTAAAGAAAGATCCACAGGGAAAATATTGGTTTGCTATTCCGGTGCATGATTCAAGCAAGGAAGATGAGGTTTTAAAGTTTGAAAAAATCATTTTCAAAGACTGGCTCAAGGAAAATAACTATCATTCCGAAGAACTTCTCTGGCTTCTGGATTACTCCTGCAGAGATGATTTCGGATTAGGAATAGATTACGTTTCAGCGTGGGCGGGAATTCATTATTTTGCCGGTAGAAAAAACAACTGGAGCACGAAGTATAAAGATCAGGTATTCACATGGCCGGAAGGAAATGCAAGGCTTGCCAAACACTTTTCAAAATATACAGAGGGAAAACATAGATCAGGAAATCTGGTTTTTGATGTGAAAATCAATGATAAAGTTGAGGTACTGAGTTTTGATAATACCCAAAAGAAAACCAAAAAAATCATTGCTGATAAAGTACTGTTTGCAACACCACAATTTGTGAATGAAAGAATTTTTAATCATAAAAAAGCATCTTCATTTCATTATGTACCCTGGCTTTTAACAACCATTACGCTGAAGAATGAATTTGGAGGAGATGAAGAACTCGCCTGGGATAATGTGATCTATGGATCTTCCGGTTTGGGCTATATCTTTGACCAACATCAGAATCTGAACCAGATTATTGGTGAGAAAGTGATTACCCACTATAAAAGCTTTTCAACAGCAGACTGTAAAAAAGCAAGGAAAAAGCTTTATGCTATGAAAGAATCTGAACTTAAAACTTTAGTTTTGGATGATCTGAGGAAAGCCCACCCATTGATAGAAGATTTCATTCTGGAAATGCAGTTTCATAAAATAGGACATGCCATGATTGCTCCGGTTCCCAATCAGATTTTTGGAGAAGAAACCAGAACTGCGAAAGAGCCTGTAGAGGGTAAAATTTTCTTTGCCCATTCCGATCTTTCGGGAATATCTATTTTTGAAGAAGCATTCTATCAGGGAATTCGGACTGCGGAACAAATGATATAA
- a CDS encoding outer membrane beta-barrel family protein, with protein sequence MKTQILIAALFFGGLVTAQQKKDSLKVNAIDAVNIKKQVFKKQGDRLVYDVASSSIAKGTNTFNLLKQTPMISSIDGKTLKILGKNDAVIYINNKKTNMDSEALIEMLKSTPSEDIQKIEVITVPGSEFQVESKEGVINIVMKKSKNNGYNGTLKMQNEQAYYNNPNAGASFNFRQGKWSGNSNFRTGSWTDRQRYTLSNGDPTFKNESFGFNDDPNKNFGGGFNVDYEINKKHSLGFSYNMRYNKSFNSVLDITNWQNGVLNNRTVNNEDAQTRNHSFNLNYEMKTDSLGSRLTSNVSYLWFNRDKVSFNESLPLTNDTINKYSALHQSVPQIINNYAANIDYLKKTTKGATWLMGISYNHTNTDNDTKQDKLIGGDFVIDPKQTNHFIYKENILGIYLNYERKLTEKISGKIGARYEMTRSTGEILEKTGFERNYNNLLPYLNLNYAINSDHNLSYTFSSRIRRPRFWELNPSRTYFTPTNYTQNNPFVLASKFYNQELNYMYKNAFYANLSFNMVEDASASDMLPLQGTLTAPERDKNGNIIYGPDGKMIMRTTRFLRYIRTNYGKNRELALTLGMNKSWFKDIWTTNYSVNLGYVTYKGGVWEDPTSQLGQYESESLDPYIIDVKNYNMSATINNIIRLSSKKDWFLGVNYFFASQTAMEGGMIGARQSFDLSLKKIAGDWTIVAEVSDVFNQSFYRIKGVQPNGKYNNITNFNYPRLMSIGVTYNFGNQKLKKAREMKSANDAVKSRT encoded by the coding sequence ATGAAAACTCAAATTCTTATTGCAGCACTATTTTTCGGTGGACTTGTAACTGCCCAGCAGAAAAAAGACAGTTTGAAAGTAAATGCTATTGATGCAGTGAATATCAAGAAGCAGGTTTTCAAAAAACAAGGGGACCGTTTAGTTTACGATGTAGCTTCTTCATCTATCGCGAAAGGAACCAACACTTTTAATCTTTTAAAACAAACTCCAATGATTTCCAGCATCGATGGAAAAACACTGAAGATTTTGGGAAAAAATGATGCGGTGATCTACATTAACAATAAGAAAACAAATATGGATTCTGAGGCATTAATTGAAATGCTGAAGTCTACTCCATCAGAGGATATACAGAAAATTGAAGTGATTACTGTTCCGGGAAGTGAATTCCAGGTTGAATCCAAAGAAGGTGTGATTAATATTGTAATGAAAAAAAGCAAAAACAACGGTTACAACGGAACGTTGAAAATGCAGAATGAGCAGGCTTATTACAACAACCCTAATGCAGGAGCTTCTTTTAACTTCAGACAAGGAAAGTGGTCCGGTAATTCAAACTTCAGAACAGGAAGCTGGACAGACAGACAAAGATATACGCTATCTAACGGAGATCCAACTTTCAAAAATGAATCATTTGGGTTTAATGATGATCCTAATAAAAATTTTGGCGGAGGTTTTAATGTTGATTATGAGATCAATAAAAAACACAGTCTGGGATTCTCATACAACATGAGATATAATAAAAGTTTCAATTCTGTATTGGATATTACCAACTGGCAAAATGGGGTTTTAAATAACAGAACTGTCAATAATGAAGATGCACAGACCAGAAATCATTCATTTAATTTAAATTATGAAATGAAAACCGATTCTCTGGGAAGCAGGCTTACCTCAAACGTTTCTTACCTGTGGTTCAACAGAGATAAAGTAAGTTTTAATGAAAGTCTTCCTTTAACTAATGATACGATCAACAAGTATTCGGCACTTCATCAATCAGTCCCTCAGATCATTAACAACTATGCGGCAAATATCGACTATCTGAAAAAAACGACTAAAGGTGCAACATGGTTAATGGGAATCAGCTACAATCATACGAACACGGATAATGATACTAAACAAGACAAATTAATAGGCGGTGATTTTGTGATAGATCCTAAACAAACCAATCACTTCATTTATAAAGAAAATATTTTAGGTATTTATCTGAACTATGAACGCAAACTGACTGAGAAAATATCCGGAAAAATAGGAGCCCGATACGAAATGACCAGAAGCACCGGAGAGATTCTGGAAAAAACAGGGTTTGAAAGAAATTATAACAATCTTTTACCTTATCTGAATTTAAATTATGCCATCAATTCTGATCACAACCTGAGCTATACTTTCTCGAGCAGAATCCGAAGACCAAGATTCTGGGAACTGAACCCATCCAGAACGTATTTCACTCCTACGAATTATACACAGAACAATCCATTTGTTCTTGCATCAAAATTTTATAATCAGGAACTGAACTATATGTACAAAAATGCATTCTACGCTAATCTTAGCTTTAATATGGTGGAAGATGCCTCTGCTTCTGATATGCTTCCGTTACAAGGGACTTTAACAGCTCCAGAAAGGGATAAAAATGGAAATATAATCTATGGCCCAGACGGAAAAATGATCATGCGAACAACTAGATTCCTAAGATATATAAGAACCAATTACGGTAAAAACAGAGAGCTTGCTCTTACGCTGGGAATGAACAAATCATGGTTTAAAGACATATGGACAACCAACTACTCTGTCAATTTGGGCTATGTTACCTACAAAGGCGGAGTATGGGAAGATCCGACATCTCAGCTTGGCCAGTACGAATCCGAGTCACTGGATCCTTATATCATTGATGTAAAAAACTACAATATGTCTGCAACCATCAATAACATTATCAGACTTTCATCCAAAAAAGACTGGTTTTTAGGAGTCAACTACTTCTTTGCAAGCCAGACAGCGATGGAAGGTGGTATGATAGGCGCAAGACAAAGCTTCGATCTCAGTCTGAAAAAAATTGCAGGCGACTGGACTATCGTAGCGGAAGTAAGTGATGTATTTAACCAAAGCTTTTACAGGATCAAAGGAGTACAGCCAAATGGAAAATATAACAATATCACCAATTTCAACTATCCAAGGTTAATGAGCATCGGAGTTACTTACAATTTCGGAAATCAGAAACTTAAAAAAGCAAGGGAAATGAAATCAGCTAATGATGCTGTAAAATCAAGAACCTAA
- a CDS encoding TonB-dependent receptor domain-containing protein: MKRIILSMAIVFGTCAFAQEKKSDTAKTKNIEGVTITKQVFKKQSDRFVYDVAASPVAKGNTTFDLLKQTPLLSSTDDKTLKIAGKNNALIYINGRKSNMDSESLAQFLKNTPAENIQKIEVITVPGSEFQVESSDGIINIVLKKKMSDGLNGNMRMSNTTGKYNGSQASFSANYRKGKLGVSANLSGGENIEAQTYTLRNGTAKTSNESTGDVDDPNKNIGGYVNIDYQLNDKSNLALSWNTWANKSYNSTVNLFNTIKTENDTKYTWSKNKEDSRSYNNSVNLNYELKTDSLGSKLNVNAAYLNYKRFQFTDNRTYKSDVNMGLGNMTTQVFQDLPQIINNFSGMVDYNQKFKNDLTVSIGGNYNKTKTDNDSKNISYFFDPAKKPDPRPNHFIYDENIYGMYVTVEKKFSDKISGKVGARYEITNSLGTSDNAPTDELKRIERNYNNILPYLSFNYAINDKNNISYSFSSRMRRPSFWEINPVRNILTDDNYTQNNPFVKASSTYNQELTYMYKNSYFLILNHSYIQDAITQVPLQGYPVSPDGKVGENPVLRYIRTNFGNKQEMSAMVGIQKSFFKQYWTTNFNIGVQHNINNGSLDTDPTTGDRFRNQEGKDIVYTNKTNSTSLLIQTNNTIRLDKKKTWFFGVNYFFVDKQQIELGLLKGLMSLDLSIKKMWNDWTFAVNVNDVLNTNIVKIEDFQENGNYNYIHQNRYNRNLTVSLTYNFGNQKVKKVRDIEGASDAIKSRTR, translated from the coding sequence ATGAAACGTATAATTTTGTCAATGGCAATCGTATTTGGCACTTGTGCATTCGCTCAGGAGAAGAAATCTGATACGGCAAAAACAAAAAATATAGAAGGAGTTACTATTACAAAACAGGTTTTCAAAAAGCAAAGTGACCGTTTTGTATATGATGTAGCGGCATCACCTGTAGCTAAAGGAAATACCACTTTCGACCTTCTGAAGCAGACTCCTCTATTATCTTCCACAGATGATAAAACATTAAAAATTGCAGGAAAAAATAATGCCCTGATCTATATCAACGGAAGAAAAAGCAATATGGATTCTGAGTCTCTGGCTCAGTTCCTGAAAAATACTCCGGCAGAAAACATCCAGAAAATTGAAGTGATTACCGTTCCGGGAAGTGAATTTCAGGTAGAATCATCAGATGGGATCATCAATATCGTTTTAAAGAAAAAAATGAGTGACGGTCTCAACGGAAATATGAGGATGTCTAATACTACCGGTAAATACAACGGAAGCCAGGCTAGTTTCTCTGCCAACTACCGAAAAGGTAAACTGGGAGTGAGTGCTAACCTTAGCGGTGGTGAAAATATAGAGGCACAAACCTACACGTTAAGAAACGGAACTGCCAAGACTTCTAACGAATCCACAGGAGATGTTGACGATCCGAACAAAAACATCGGAGGTTATGTGAATATTGATTATCAGCTGAATGACAAAAGCAATCTGGCTTTATCATGGAATACCTGGGCCAATAAAAGCTATAATTCTACGGTAAACCTTTTCAATACCATCAAGACAGAAAACGATACAAAATATACATGGTCTAAAAATAAAGAAGACTCAAGATCATACAACAATTCTGTAAATTTAAATTATGAATTAAAAACCGATTCTTTAGGTAGTAAGCTTAATGTAAATGCCGCTTATCTTAATTACAAAAGATTCCAGTTTACAGACAACAGAACATATAAATCTGATGTGAATATGGGATTAGGAAATATGACCACACAGGTATTCCAGGATCTTCCTCAGATTATTAATAACTTTTCCGGAATGGTAGATTATAATCAGAAATTTAAAAATGATCTGACCGTTTCAATAGGAGGAAATTACAACAAAACCAAAACGGACAACGATTCTAAGAACATAAGCTATTTCTTTGATCCCGCAAAAAAACCGGATCCAAGACCCAATCATTTTATCTATGATGAAAACATCTACGGTATGTATGTCACTGTTGAAAAGAAATTCTCGGATAAAATTTCCGGAAAAGTAGGAGCAAGATATGAGATTACAAACAGCCTTGGAACTTCTGACAATGCTCCTACAGACGAGCTTAAAAGGATTGAAAGAAATTACAACAATATCCTTCCTTATCTGAGTTTCAACTACGCAATCAATGATAAAAACAATATTTCGTACTCTTTTTCCAGCAGAATGAGAAGACCGAGCTTCTGGGAAATCAATCCGGTAAGAAACATTCTTACAGATGATAACTACACGCAGAATAACCCATTTGTAAAGGCTTCATCTACCTATAATCAGGAACTTACGTATATGTACAAAAATTCATACTTCCTGATTTTAAACCATTCTTACATTCAGGACGCTATCACTCAGGTTCCACTGCAGGGTTATCCGGTATCACCTGATGGTAAAGTAGGAGAAAATCCTGTTCTTAGATATATCAGAACCAATTTTGGAAATAAGCAGGAAATGTCTGCCATGGTAGGAATTCAGAAATCATTCTTTAAACAATACTGGACAACCAACTTTAATATTGGGGTACAGCATAATATCAACAACGGAAGCCTTGATACAGATCCTACTACCGGAGACCGATTCAGAAATCAGGAGGGTAAAGATATTGTTTATACCAATAAAACAAATTCTACCAGTCTTTTGATTCAGACCAACAACACGATCCGTCTTGATAAAAAGAAAACATGGTTCTTTGGTGTTAATTATTTCTTCGTAGACAAACAGCAGATCGAACTTGGATTACTGAAAGGTTTAATGAGCTTAGACCTTAGCATCAAGAAAATGTGGAACGACTGGACTTTTGCAGTGAATGTGAATGATGTCCTGAATACCAACATCGTTAAAATTGAAGACTTTCAGGAGAATGGAAACTATAATTACATTCACCAAAACCGTTATAACAGAAATCTAACAGTAAGCCTAACCTACAATTTCGGGAACCAGAAAGTAAAAAAGGTAAGAGACATCGAGGGTGCATCAGATGCTATTAAAAGCAGAACGAGATAA
- a CDS encoding discoidin domain-containing protein: MRQYFLSLAIFLGMIVGAQQKTFCNPINIDYGYTPFEVFSKQGKHRATADPVIVNFKNKLFLFSTNQEGYWYSDDMLDWKFVKRKFLRDNKYTHDLNAPAVWAMKDTLYVYGSTWEQDFPIWKSTNPTKDDWKIAVDTLKVGAWDPAFHYDEDKNKLYLYWGSSNEWPLLGTEVKVKNLQSEGFVKPIIKLKPEDHGWERFGEYNDNVFLQPFVEGAWMTKHNGKYYMQYGAPATEFSGYSDGVYVSKSPLEGFEYQQHNPFSYKPGGFARGAGHGATFEDNYKNWWHISTIFISTKNNFERRLGIWPAGFDKDDVMYCNTAYGDYPTYLPQYAQGKDFTKGLFAGWMLLNYNKPVQVSSTLGGYQPNNAVDEDIKTYWSAKTGNSGEWFQTDLGEVSTINAIQINYADQDAEFMGKTLGKMHQYKIYGSNDGKKWNVIVDKSKNTKDVPHDYVELEQPAKARFLKMENLKMPTGKFALSGFRVFGKGAGKQPAKVEGFVPLRADPKKYGERRSIWMKWQQNPEADGYVIYFGKSPDKLYGSIMVYGKNEYFFTGADRTDAYYFQIEAFNANGVSERTAVAKSE, encoded by the coding sequence ATGAGACAATATTTTCTGTCACTGGCAATTTTTCTTGGAATGATTGTAGGGGCTCAGCAGAAAACTTTCTGTAATCCCATTAATATTGATTATGGTTATACGCCTTTCGAAGTTTTTTCAAAACAGGGGAAACACCGTGCTACAGCAGATCCGGTGATTGTTAATTTTAAGAATAAACTTTTTCTTTTTTCTACCAATCAGGAAGGGTACTGGTACAGTGATGATATGCTGGACTGGAAGTTTGTAAAGAGGAAATTTCTCAGGGACAATAAATATACCCATGACCTTAATGCTCCGGCTGTCTGGGCAATGAAAGATACTTTGTACGTCTATGGTTCTACCTGGGAACAGGATTTTCCGATCTGGAAAAGTACGAACCCCACCAAAGATGACTGGAAAATTGCAGTGGATACTTTAAAAGTAGGAGCGTGGGATCCTGCATTTCATTATGATGAAGACAAAAATAAATTGTATCTGTATTGGGGCTCGAGTAACGAATGGCCATTGCTGGGAACAGAAGTGAAAGTGAAAAATCTTCAATCCGAAGGTTTCGTAAAACCTATTATTAAACTAAAACCTGAAGACCATGGATGGGAACGTTTCGGGGAATACAATGATAATGTTTTTCTTCAGCCTTTTGTAGAAGGGGCGTGGATGACGAAACACAACGGAAAATATTACATGCAGTATGGTGCTCCGGCAACAGAATTCAGCGGATATTCTGATGGAGTATATGTCAGCAAAAGCCCTCTGGAAGGCTTCGAATATCAGCAGCATAATCCATTTTCTTACAAGCCGGGAGGTTTTGCCAGAGGAGCAGGGCATGGTGCTACCTTTGAAGACAATTATAAAAACTGGTGGCACATTTCCACTATTTTTATTTCTACTAAAAATAATTTTGAAAGACGACTCGGAATCTGGCCTGCTGGTTTTGATAAAGATGATGTGATGTATTGTAATACGGCATATGGTGATTATCCTACCTATCTTCCGCAGTATGCACAGGGAAAAGATTTTACAAAAGGTCTTTTTGCCGGATGGATGCTGTTGAATTATAATAAACCGGTTCAGGTTTCATCTACTTTAGGAGGTTATCAGCCCAACAATGCTGTAGATGAAGATATCAAAACATATTGGAGTGCTAAAACCGGAAATTCCGGAGAATGGTTCCAGACGGATCTGGGAGAAGTTTCCACCATCAATGCCATTCAGATCAATTATGCTGATCAGGATGCAGAGTTTATGGGAAAAACCTTAGGGAAAATGCATCAGTATAAAATCTACGGTTCCAATGATGGGAAGAAATGGAACGTGATTGTAGATAAAAGCAAAAATACTAAAGATGTTCCTCATGATTATGTTGAGCTTGAACAGCCTGCAAAAGCCCGTTTCCTGAAAATGGAAAACCTGAAAATGCCAACCGGAAAATTTGCATTAAGCGGTTTCAGAGTATTCGGAAAAGGAGCAGGAAAGCAACCTGCCAAAGTAGAAGGTTTTGTGCCTTTAAGAGCTGATCCTAAGAAATATGGGGAAAGAAGAAGTATCTGGATGAAATGGCAGCAGAACCCTGAAGCAGACGGCTATGTGATCTATTTCGGAAAGTCTCCTGATAAATTGTATGGAAGCATTATGGTCTATGGAAAGAATGAATATTTCTTCACTGGAGCAGACAGAACAGATGCATACTATTTCCAGATTGAAGCTTTCAATGCCAATGGGGTTTCTGAAAGAACAGCCGTTGCAAAGTCTGAATAA